One Salarias fasciatus chromosome 22, fSalaFa1.1, whole genome shotgun sequence DNA segment encodes these proteins:
- the irx4b gene encoding iroquois-class homeodomain protein IRX-4b, whose translation MAYSQLGYSYSTTPQFLMTSGSLAGCLEPGTPPSHPALRSPAHHLTPGGGVGVYSGPYAKSQSYYNSCSSDATSLYSRGPLDSKDGAASVQGGTSQTPAYYPYEYTFGQYPYDRYGYSCSDGASRRKNATRETTSTLKAWLQEHQKNPYPTKGEKIMLAIITRMTLTQVSTWFANARRRLKKENKVTWSPRACKSSDDRGCEDDSDEAEKPLTSDKDVPDQPCADLQSDLEDFDLLESDASDCERKSQFLPDDSDASSAADRRHGRLMHNPEPLHGGKERLSPDCPDLTPVQHQSGSFYLNPELRGSDAKPKIWSIAHTAVSLDGGAQPEYPPCMLSSTGSSSPGYLTNMALTKADRQQESPVATLREWVDGVFHGPPFLPPKPAEAWKALSDPVMDSRTGGQSFEIVRPAASL comes from the exons ATGGCTTACTCCCAGCTGGGATACTCCTACTCCACCACGCCGCAG TTTCTGATGACCTCTGGCTCCTTGGCTGGCTGCTTGGAGCCGGGAACTCCTCCGTCGCACCCGGCGCTGCGCTCCCCCGCTCACCACCTCACCCCCGGAGGAGGCGTCGGGGTTTATAGCGGCCCTTACGCAAAGAGCCAGAGCTATTACAACAGCTGCTCCAGCGACGCCACCTCCCTCTACTCAAGA GGACCGCTTGATTCCAAAGATGGAGCTGCTTCCGTGCAGGGGGGCACTTCTCAGACTCCTGCCTACTATCCTTATGAATATACGTTTGGACAATATCCCTATGACAGATATGG GTATTCCTGCTCAGACGGTGCGTCACGGCGGAAGAACGCCACCCGGGAGACGACCAGCACCCTGAAGGCTTGGCTGCAGGAGCACCAGAAGAATCCCTACCCGACCAAGGGGGAGAAGATCATGCTGGCGATCATCACCAGGATGACGCTCACACAG gTGTCCACATGGTTTGCCAATGCGCGCAGGAGACTGAAAAAAGAGAACAAGGTGACGTGGTCGCCGCGGGCATGTAAAAGCTCCGATGACCGAGGGTGTGAGGATGACAGTGACGAAGCCGAGAAGCCGCTTACGAGCGACAAAGACGTTCCCG ATCAGCCGTGCGCCGACCTCCAGAGTGATCTTGAGGATTTTGACTTGCTGGAGTCCGACGCGTCCGACTGCGAACGGAAGTCACAGTTCCTCCCTGACGACAGCGACGCCAGCTCCGCGGCGGATCGCAGACACGGGCGTCTGATGCACAACCCGGAGCCGCTGCACGGCGGAAAAGAGAGACTGTCCCCGGACTGCCCCGACCTCACGCCTGTGCAGCACCAGAGCGGCTCCTTCTACCTGAACCCGGAGCTGCGCGGCTCGGACGCCAAGCCCAAGATCTGGTCCATCGCTCACACGGCCGTGTCGTTGGACGGCGGCGCGCAGCCAGAGTACCCTCCCTGCATGCTGTCGTCGACCGGCTCCTCCTCGCCCGGCTATCTAACAAACATGGCCCTCACCAAGGCAGACAGGCAACAGGAATCGCCGGTGGCCACTCTCAGAGAGTGGGTGGACGGAGTTTTCCACGGCCCTCCTTTCCTACCGCCCAAACCGGCCGAGGCGTGGAAGGCTTTGAGCGACCCGGTGATGGACAGCAGAACGGGCGGACAGTCCTTTGAAATCGTTCGGCCTGCGGCTTCTTTGTAG
- the irx1b gene encoding iroquois-class homeodomain protein IRX-1b — translation MSFPQLGYPQFLSASHEVYGGGGGGGERPASAREGGAEGGVSSSATAAAVGSMLGMYGNPWAAHNYSAFLPYSGATDLALISQMGSQYELKDSPGSHPASLPVHTAQGFYPYGQYPYGDPSRAKTATRETTSTLKAWLQEHQKNPYPTKGEKIMLAIITRMTLTQVSTWFANARRRLKKENKVTWGRSAEDRDGRIFSSDNEDEHGKNGSDEEDEEEEIDLETVDIERPEEQQGSGKGEGEAGLSAAEQASEPVRSESSRTLEGLRGVEAGVSLNKSPGGKLGVDLSPGRQDCQRPPQSKPKIWSLAETATAPDSSHKSSPAAHAHHAALASAGHPALLPGHGIYTCQIGKLHNWANAAFLNANSLLNMRSLLGGAPAGHLPLHGAVPAARRDARPAAAAGTGTSGTEDDSDVESTGSFSPKRDDEERDHRPGSLKSPFQLITDRPHHGTASQRALTTTL, via the exons ATGTCTTTCCCTCAGCTGGGGTACCCCCAGTTCCTCAGCGCCTCCCACGAGGtgtacggcggcggcggcggcggcggcgagcggcccgCCTCTGCCCGGGAGGGAGGCGCGGAGGGCGGCGTGAGCTCCTCCGCCACCGCCGCGGCCGTCGGCTCCATGCTGGGGATGTACGGGAACCCGTGGGCTGCTCACAACTACAGTGCCTTCCTGCCGTACAGCGGAGCCACGGACCTCGCGCTCATCTCCCAGATG GGCTCCCAGTACGAGCTGAAAGACAGCCCGGGCTCCCACCCTGCGTCCCTGCCCGTCCACACCGCGCAGGGCTTCTACCCGTACGGCCAGTACCCGTACGGGGACCCGTCCAGGGCCAAGACGGCCACCAGGGAGACCACCAGCACCCTGAAGGCCTGGCTGCAGGAGCACCAGAAGAACCCCTACCCCACCAAAGGAGAGAAGATCATGCTGGCGATCATCACGAGGATGACGCTCACACAG GTATCGACATGGTTCGCAAATGCCCGCAGACGCCTGAAGAAGGAGAATAAGGTGACCTGGGGCCGCAGcgcggaggacagagacggcCGCATCTTCAGCAGCGACAACGAGGACGAACACGGCAAGAACGGCAGCGACGAGgaagacgaagaggaggagatcGATTTAGAAACGGTCGACATCGAGAGGCCCGAggagcagcagggctccgggAAAGGCGAGGGGGAGGCGGGCCTGTCGGCCGCGGAGCAGGCCTCGGAGCCGGTGCGCTCGGAGAGCAGCAGGACGCTGGAGGGCCTGAGAGGAGTGGAGGCGGGCGTTTCTCTCAATAAATCCCCCGGAGGGAAGCTCGGAGTGGACCTTTCTCCCGGCAGACAGGATTGCCAGAGACCGCCGCAAAGCAAACCCAAAATCTGGTCTTTGGCGGAGACCGCCACGGCCCCCGACAGCTCCCACAAATCTTCCCCCGCGGCCCACGCGCACCACGCGGCTCTGGCCTCCGCCGGACACCCGGCCTTGCTCCCGGGTCATGGAATATACACGTGCCAGATTGGGAAGCTGCATAACTGGGCCAACGCGGCTTTTCTGAACGCCAACTCTCTTTTGAACATGAGGTCGCTGCTGGGAGGGGCGCCGGCCGGACACCTGCCGCTCCACGGCGCGGTGCCGGCCGCGCGCCGCGACGCACGGcccgcggcggcggccggaACGGGGACTTCTGGGACGGAGGATGACAGCGACGTAGAGTCAACAGGAAGCTTCAGCCCAAAAAGAGATG ATGAGGAGAGGGACCACAGGCCCGGCTCCCTGAAGTCTCCGTTTCAGCTGATCACTGACAG ACCTCACCATGGCACAGCATCACAGCGCGCTCTGACCACAACATTATGA